The genomic window AGTTTGAAGGAAAGAAAACTAATTTTTTGCTTATAGTGTctagacagtggttctcaacctggggtccGGGGCCacaaacaggtttcagaggggacgccaagcagggccagcattagacttgctgtggcccagggtagaaagctgaagcccagagccctgagtTCTGCCACCTGAAGTTGAAACCTGAACAGTGTAGCTTCTCAAGGGCTGCCGTggcgtggggccccaggcagttgcctggcttgctaccccctaatgccagccctggcttgtatatgcagaaaaccagttattgtggcacaggtgggccatggagtttttatagcatgttcgggggggcctcagaaagaaaaaaggttgagaaccgtTGGTCTAGATTATTGTAACACTCAACACTTAATGTCAcattttacatcttcaaagcactccaCAAATATTAGCTAATCTTCAAAACACACCTGGAAGCTCACTaagcatcatctccattttacaatggGTAAACTGAGACAGAATTTAAATTACGTGCCCTAGAGCATATAGGTAATCTGTCTAAAATGGGATTACAACTCAGGAGTATTTATGTAATCTACTTAGACATTTATACTGCATCCATCACCTTAGTGTCTGAGAGCCTTATGTAATTATATCACTCCAACGGGTTGTGTAAACACTGGCTGTCTCTTCGGTATTCTTGCTCCTTTCCTTGCACTAGAAGAGGTGTTTTGTCTCTTTTGGTACCCAGCTCCTTGATCAAACCACACTAGTCTCCAATTGTGGGGTTCCTATTGTGTATTTCAACCAAATTTGTATTTTGGAGAGGGGATGTTAAGCATGGGAAAGGGATATTTTGGCCCAAATGTCAGCCATAAGCAAATCAAAATATTATAAGAATAAAATGACCAGTAGTGTTCCTTGGTTCACTTTTATGCTATCTCGTGTCATTATAATATGTAGTATATTTCAGAGTAATGCCAGATGGACAATGTTTAATTCAGGATTTTCTTCTTAAGTGTTTTGTGACAGAAGGGAAAATTTATTCTTAGTCAAACCCCTGTAAAGCTCCCTaaattgcatttttgttttttttaccaatGCTTGCTCTTTTTTCTATTTGTCTTGATAAATCTTGAAGGAGGCAGAATATTCAGCTGCTCTTTTTGTCATAACTTCCTCTGTGAAGATGATCAGTTTGAGCATCAAGCCAGCTGCCAAGTTTTGGAGGCAGAGACATTTAAATGTAAGTTATCAACTTAAAACCCCTTTCACCAATGTTAAGCAGATTCATTTCTTCCTACTGTGTAATAGTACCTGCTTAGGTGGTGAAAAATGGCCTGGTATTTCACTTGTCCAGTTGAATTATCCCAGCTGGTTAGGCAACAGGAGTTTTTCTTGTCGGTCCCTCAGAAATAAGGTTGGCTCTGTCTAGCATGGCTGCACTTCCCCAGATTCCTTGTGGATCAGCTGGAACATCTTGAATAGAAGACAGGATTTTTTTTGTCAGTGTGGGttagcatctgaagaagtgagttttgagGAGGAACTTGGCCTATCGTGTAGAATACAGCACAGATGAAGGCATGAAGAGGAATGCAAGAAGGATGGAGAAGGTGTGGGGaagttttttttaatccaaagtcaatgggctttggattaggacCTATATCTATATAGAGAGAGCCTTTGTTCTCTCAGTCTCGCTGTGTCTAGAGCAAGGGGTCAACATTCACATTTCAACAACACATACCTTAATACATAGACCAAAGAACAGGAAACTACAAGCTATCAAATTCTGATTACCATAGGGGGTCTGGTACAGCCATAAAATCATGTGGGCAAAACTTAAAAACCTCAGATGGATTTGAAACCTTACAGGAACAGAGGAATTGTAATATCAGATCAGATTGGTGGTCTAGCTAGTCCAGTATCCAGCCACAGCCAATTCCAACCGTTTCAGaggaagatggggaaaaaaacgAACTGGTAGTAGGCATGTATGAAACGTACTGTCCATAGGATAATTTTCTTGTTAATTAGGGGATGGTTTATGCCCAACACACGAGGGTTTATACTGCTTTCAAAACTTGgttgtgtttggttttgtgctttttttttttttttttttttaaatccttgctaCCCTGACTACATGTTCTTGTTGTCCATATAAATACCCAGTCCTTTTATGAATctactaagctcttggcctcaatggTAGCTCATGATTATAAAATTTAAAACAGGAATATTTTGAATCTGTTTTTCTAAGTCTTCCCTCTCCTTTTCATCTCTCATCCCCCTTTTTCCCCTGCCAACTGTTGCCTGAGTCTTGATTAGCTCTCCTTTATGTACTGCCAGAATGCCTTCCTGTGAGACACCATTGGAGCAGCAACTGCTGCTCAAAAGGGATAATTTCCTCTTGATGGGTTGACTCTTAATTCACAGCTGTGACCGTACAGTGAGTGAAGAAGTTACTTTACAAGGTTTGCACTATGTTTAACATTCTACAGTGCAGGGTAGTTCTAGTAGAGAGATGGACTGTGTGAGATAGTTTTGTATTAAATTTAAATATTGTCAAATAGATATGGCCAATCCCACTCTAGCtacaaaaaatgttttatttcataagtttgaaatataaaacgtagcttaaaaaaaacacccaaccacacatttaaaaatgcagACTACCTCGTGGGAATACTTTAATGTACTAATTAATATTCACAGTGCCTTTGAATATGACAGATCCCCCACCTCTGCTCAGCTTCTGCAAAAGGAAGAATCCCTTCTGTTCATTTCTGAATCTTTAAAAGCTTGTTCTCACGGTTGGATGAGAGTGAGATGGCGGTTTGGTTATAAACAATGCACATGATAAAATGTTTGTAAAGATTCAAAAACAAGCTGTGCATGCTCATGTGCTTTATCCAACAAGCCTCATTTAGGTATAAAATTgtatttcatttcatttacaaTACTCCCTCTTGTGGAGATAAAAATAACATGAAAATATTAAGGCAACCTAGATTTTAAAAAGACACCGTCAAAGCCCAGTTCTGCTCCTTGCTACTTGTGTATTTGCCATCAATAAAATTACACAGGATTGTATATGTAAATATATGTAATGAGTATGAATTAAATAAGGACATGACAGACAATTCTTTATAAAACTACTCAGACAGCTCAATTTTGCAAGTTGCTAAGCATCATCAAATCCTTTTCAAATTAGGAAAATAAGGGTAATCAGCATTCTGCCCTTACTTTAAATGGAATGTTACTATACAGCTctggtggggttttgttttgtttgttttgataccATGAGgaaaaaagaagcagtgaaatcACCTTGTGAACAAACTGTGGTTTCAATCATCTCCAACATGTTTGTAAAGATGTGAGACTACAAAAATAtttgaatcttttaaaaaaattggttttgggtGGGTAAGGGACCATTTGCTCCCAAACTTACACCAAATTATTAATGAGATATTAGACTTGGTATATAAAACTCTTACAAATAGCCCAATACAACCGTAACTACAGTGAATATGATTGTAGCAAGATAAACTTATCGTAAGGACTTCAAAAAATACAAAATCATTTACTTTTATACTCTATGTTCAATGTATGTTCAGAACTTCAGTGGCAGATAACTCTGCAGTTAGGTGGCTTTGGGAACTGTTGATCAGGAAAAGTTGCTGAGAAATGAAGTGTCCTTACATATTTAGCCAAATATATTATTTGAATTTCCCTGTATTAtcttttaattttgtttggtgACATTGGTGATTTTAGGCTACCCATGGAACTGGAGAGCTGATCTGGATGTATAAAGTAGAAGAAAAGAGCCAAGTTACCTTTCATTTTTAAAGATTGATGTTATCCATTTTTTCATCAGGTGTTTCCTGTAATCGGCTTGGGCAGCATTCATGCCTGCGTTGTAAGGTAAAAATATAGATACTTAAAGTAACTATAATTGTAACTCCTTCTCCTTACATGTCCTTCTGGTACCAAGTCTTGTCACATCTCCCTCCACAATATATAGAAAACTCATACCTTCTGTATGAGGTAAGAGCCATTACTTTTAATGAACCTTTTGTCCAGCACTTAAGTTTTTAAATTTCTCATTTTTGCTTTTGAGGGCCTGCATCTCTCAGCTCACTTGGTATTATTTTCCTCTACCCCCACAAACACACCGTATCTACCCGCTGCATCCTTCAGTTCTGTTAGTGTAGCCAGGCTCTTCTCAGTTGTTTCCTGCTCCCATTTTCATACAGTCTTCAATGCTGTTTCCTCTGCACGGAGCGTATGATTCTCCCATTCCAGTATCCCAGGCCTCCACCTTTTCCTCTTTTGGATCATGCCTAAAGTCTTACATCAAATCAAATGTACTGTCTACCCCAACATTTTTCATTAGGGgagcaatttaaataaataaaaatcaatctACTTAACCCCATTCTCTCAGTCTCCTATTCTTACTGTGTGCTCCTCAGAGTTCAGAGCAGGAACTGTCTTTATTGAGGTGTCCTGGACAGTGCTGAGGACACTGTTGGTGCTTAATTAGTACTAATTCACATTGGTGTCTTCTTTTAATTACAAACCGACTGACTGTGGGAGGGAGAGGTTCCATTTAGCAGGACAGTGAACACACTGCCCTGCAAGACAGACATTTgaagtttaattttgttttcttttaacttGTTGGACTAACCCAATACCCATATGGCTGAGGTCTATCAGACAGTGCTCCCATTGACTGAGGCCAGCCTCCTGGCTGACAACTTCCAAGACAGGGACCCTGCTTGAGGACCCTGCTTCCTCTGCCACCATCCTCTTTTCCCAGTTCCAGCATCCTCCTGGCTTCCCTTCCTTAGAAGGCAGTGGAACCTTGTCCAGCACAGAAGCAGTTAGTGGATAGATTGTACATGAATTCCAGTCCCACTATAGAAAGAACTAGTTAAATTTTAATCTCAGCCAGATTACCCTGGTGCTGTTagaaatttaactttttttttgccTGCTGCTTCCTGAAGAGTATTATGTTATGACTATAACTTTTATCCTTTTCATTATCCTCTTTTTCACCCTTCAGGCTTGTTTCTGTGATGATCACACCCGAAGCAAGGTTTTTaagcaagaaaagggaaaagagccTCCTTGCCCTAAATGTGGGCATGAAACTCAGGAAACAAAGGATCTGAGCATGTCAAGTAAGGACTGTCCTTGAAAGGCTAATGGAACAAATGCTGCATCTCTGATTGAGCGAGTCAGTTTACTAGGAGTCTTATTTTCTGTGTTTGACAGCTTAATATGTTCATCTTTTTCAGCTGGCAGCATGTGATGCCATTGGTGGCCGTGTAGGGATGTATGGGAATATTGAAGTTCTTGAATACTTTGGAATGTTTTGGGGAGTTTGTTGCATTTATATTGAGAGTACATTGAGTTGTTGCTGACTCTGAGCTGCAGCATCTCTTCATTAGGACTGCTATTTGTGTCCTGGATATTGACATGGTTATGAATTTGAGTGCTACTTTCAAGTTCATGATCACTGTTTACTTCTGCTCTGTCACTTCTTATTTCACCATCAAGAAATAGCATGCTGAAATTCATTAGAAGATACCCACATGAGTCTGCTTACTCAATACTGCTTATCCATAAAACACACACATTATCTTAGGTGCTACAtatctatatataaaatacatatttatacATTACCAAAAGTGTGCTCTTCAGCCAAAGTTCTGGTCCTGAAGAGTTTATGATCTAAATAAGATATCTGGTACATTATTGTATGAATATCTCTGGAGAGAAGATATTTTGGATGGGGAATAGCAGAAAAAGGGTCTGTCATAGTTAGGTGCTCCGACTTTAAAGATTAAACCTGAAAACAACCAGTTAATGTCTCTCAAGAGACTGATCATTGTAGCCCTGGGCTGTTTGCTGACAGTGTACTCTTGAGTAGGTGGTGAAGATGGATGGTAGATGGAGAAATGTCAAATGCTCCATTGATGAGTGGGTGCTTTATGACTGAGGCTGAAGAATAAAAATTTAACTATTTTTCTATTCACAGCACGCTCTCTGAAGTTTGGCCGGCAGACAGGAGGTGAAGAGGCAGATGGAGCTTCTGGCTATGATGCCTACTGGAAGAACCTCTCATCGGGCAAGGATGGAGATACAGGTGACCATGACGACGAATATGAAGAAGATGAAGCAGAGTATGATGATGAGGAAGACaatgaggagggagggaaggattcTGAAACAGAGACCACAGATTTATTCAGTAACTTGAATTTAGGAAGGACCTATGCTAGTGGCTATGCCCACTATGAAGAAGCTGAAGACTAAGATTACGTAGTGGGGAGCACTATAGCATTTGGAAGGAATAAGTATAGGAGTGCTTTATGCGTGCCACTAGAATAGCTCTACCAGGCACTTAAGCTTCAAAGCTTATTAGGGAAAAAGGGCATGGAACTTCTATAGAAACTCAAGgtgagatttgtgtgtgtgtaaggcgAGGGCGTGGAGAGGAAAATAGATAAATGTTCATATTCATGCAAGTAACCAAAGTGGTTTTGATCTCACGATTACTGAGGATAATAGCTTAATGTCTTCTCCCCCACCAAGTTGGAGGGTAAAGGGATTTGTTTCCATCTGTTCATCAGAAATTAAGTTATTTTTCTTGAGTAATTTTGACTGTAATTTTGTAATCTGATTTCGTAAATTATATGTAGTGGTGTAAGTGGGTGGCTGTATTTTTGGCCTACAAAATAAAAGTCAGCAGCATTCTGTAGTGAGTTTTCATAAATATTGATCTGGCCTGAGTACTTGGAAAGCACTTACTGCAGGCCTATCATGAGCCAAatataaactgaaattaaaataacGTTACCATTTCATGTAGGCGAGGCAGATCAATACATTTCCCCCTAACATATTTCTTGAACATTATCATTCTATGCCTTTTTAACATTATACATCAATCATAGACATTATGTACAGTCACCTACGCTGTCACCTACATAAGATCAAAAGGTTTATTTAtcacaataaaaatgttaatattccttccTACCCAATAAAAGCCATCACTTTCTTTTAGTATAGTATCATCGTTTGCAAAGAGGGGTCAAAAGGGCGGTAACTAGTGTATTCTACCCCTTCACCTGCATTGCAGCAGGAAGAAATCAAAGATTCAATAAGAATCAAACCTAGGATTTTTGTTAAAATAAGATAATAGGGTGTTTGTGTTCTGTTGGACTAGCACCCTGTTCCTTGTTAGGTACAAGACTGTCACAACTACAGAAGAAGTGATGCATGCTTTGGAGTGTCTTGCTGACACTGATGACTTCATAATCAAAATATTAGGAATTATTTGCTGCTTTTTAGAAAAGTCACGTGGTTCTTCCAAGAAACAGTTCCAACTTAAATTGTTTAAAGTAAAAAATTGGAACTGGAACTTGGTGTAACTACTGATAAATCTTTTTTCCCTCCACTTTCTTCCAGTAATACTTCCCATACAGCAGCGacgtgtgtgtgcacacagacCCATACTTTCTGCTTTGCATGCTATGTGCATCTTCCCCAGCTTTTACTAAATTGCCTTCTTCCTCTCATCACTATTCAGGTTGACCATATTGTGCCACCTTGCAGCAGAGCCAGGTGCTTTGATCTATTCAGTTGAAGTGTCATGACACTTCAAATGGAGCTAATGGATTAAAAAGAGAAGCACTGGCGATTTTCTGTCTGATGCATTTGCAATTCAGCTGAATAATTCCTGCTTGAAAGACCAGAGAAACCGGAGGTGGGAATGTGGCCTTAtgcaagtcacttagtttctctggcagtgcctaaatacctttgaagatctggggcTCAGTTCTCCCAATCTGTACAAAGGTGGTAATAGTGCTTCCTCACCTCCAAAAGGGTGGGGTAAGGGTAAGTGTGAGGCATTCACATTCTACAGcgatggtcagggccggctccaggcactagcttatcaagcaggtgctttggggtggcaactccggagcggggcggcactttaaaatattcggcagcaattcggcggagggtccctcactcccgctcggagcgaaggacctcccgcagatcgcgattgtggcttatttttt from Mauremys mutica isolate MM-2020 ecotype Southern chromosome 5, ASM2049712v1, whole genome shotgun sequence includes these protein-coding regions:
- the ZNF330 gene encoding zinc finger protein 330; the encoded protein is MPKKKTGARKKAENRREREKQIRASKGNIDLAKHPCNASMECDKCQRRQKNRAFCYFCSSVQKLPICAHCGKTKCMMKSSDCVIKHAGVYSTGLAMVGAICDFCEAWVCHGRKCLSTHACICPLADAECIECERGVWDHGGRIFSCSFCHNFLCEDDQFEHQASCQVLEAETFKCVSCNRLGQHSCLRCKACFCDDHTRSKVFKQEKGKEPPCPKCGHETQETKDLSMSTRSLKFGRQTGGEEADGASGYDAYWKNLSSGKDGDTGDHDDEYEEDEAEYDDEEDNEEGGKDSETETTDLFSNLNLGRTYASGYAHYEEAED